One Thermoanaerobaculales bacterium DNA window includes the following coding sequences:
- a CDS encoding succinate dehydrogenase cytochrome b subunit: MNPIAGIYTTTVGKKILMAVTGIILVLYVLAHMMGNLQIYIGAKQIDAYARLLHSTPPLLWGARAVLIFCVLVHIVAAVQLWLRNRASRPVKYRVFRPPEVDIAARTMVWSGPILLAFIIYHILHLTTGDAHPQYEELAPFHNVVTGFSVWWAAGIYIIANLLLAFHLYHGVWSLFQTLGWDHPRWGYLRRILAAVVAVVVGAANISIPLAVLAGVLHQ, encoded by the coding sequence ATGAACCCGATCGCAGGTATCTACACCACGACCGTCGGCAAGAAGATCCTGATGGCGGTGACCGGCATCATCCTCGTCCTGTATGTGCTCGCCCACATGATGGGGAACCTCCAGATCTACATCGGCGCCAAGCAGATCGACGCCTATGCGAGGCTCCTCCACTCGACTCCGCCGCTGCTGTGGGGCGCGCGCGCGGTGCTGATCTTCTGCGTGCTCGTCCACATCGTGGCCGCGGTGCAGCTGTGGCTGCGCAACCGGGCGAGCCGCCCGGTGAAGTACCGCGTCTTCCGGCCGCCGGAGGTGGACATCGCGGCCCGGACCATGGTCTGGAGCGGGCCAATCCTGCTCGCGTTCATCATCTACCACATCCTGCACCTGACGACGGGCGACGCTCACCCGCAGTACGAGGAGCTCGCTCCCTTCCACAACGTGGTCACCGGTTTCTCGGTGTGGTGGGCGGCCGGCATCTACATCATCGCCAACCTGCTGCTCGCGTTTCACCTCTACCACGGCGTCTGGAGCCTCTTCCAGACGCTCGGCTGGGACCACCCGCGGTGGGGGTACCTGCGCCGCATCCTGGCCGCGGTGGTGGCGGTGGTGGTGGGCGCCGCGAACATCTCGATCCCGCTGGCGGTGCTCGCCGGCGTGCTGCACCAGTAG
- a CDS encoding fumarate reductase/succinate dehydrogenase flavoprotein subunit: MKLDARIPSGPLADKWTSLLSDLKLVNPANKRKHTVIVVGTGLAGGAAAAALGELGYRVKAFCYQDSARRAHSIAAQGGINASKNYQNDGDTVYRLFYDTVKGGDFRSREANVYRLAELSMAIIDQAVAQGVPFAREYGGYLANRSFGGAQVSRTFYARGQTGQQLLLGAYSSLAAQVAAGTVQLFPRTEMLDLVVIGGRARGIVVRDLVTGAISSHVGDAVLVCTGGYSNVFFLSTNAKGCNATAIWRAHKRGATFANPCYTQIHPTCIPQSGDYQSKLTLMSESLRNDGRVWVSAKAGDERAPGEIPESERDYVLERLYPSFGNLAPRDVSSRAAKRVCDEGRGVGPGRRGVYLDFADSIARLGSDVIRERYGNLFEMYEKITGENPYKVPMRIYPAPHYTMGGLWVDYYLMSNIPGLFVLGEANFSDHGANRLGASALMQGLADGYFVIPYTLGEYIARTKLEAATTEAPEFRDAERQVADLTARLLGVNGSRTVDSLHRELGMLMLEKCGMSRTREGLNEAIGEIQGLREQFWKTVRIPSGSQVNQELEKAGRVADYFELAELMCLDAREREESCGGHFREEYQTSEGEALRNDQDFCHVAVWEWTGEASRPVRHVEAIEFETVKLATRSYK; the protein is encoded by the coding sequence ATGAAGCTCGACGCACGCATCCCGTCCGGCCCGCTCGCGGACAAGTGGACCTCGCTCCTCAGCGACCTCAAGCTGGTGAACCCGGCGAACAAGCGCAAGCACACGGTGATCGTGGTCGGCACCGGGCTGGCCGGCGGCGCCGCCGCCGCCGCGCTCGGAGAGCTCGGCTACCGGGTGAAGGCGTTCTGCTACCAGGACAGCGCCCGGCGCGCGCACTCGATCGCGGCCCAGGGCGGCATCAACGCCTCCAAGAACTACCAGAACGACGGCGACACCGTCTACCGGCTGTTCTACGACACGGTCAAGGGCGGCGACTTCCGTTCCCGCGAGGCCAACGTCTACCGGCTCGCCGAGCTGTCGATGGCGATCATCGACCAGGCCGTCGCCCAGGGCGTGCCGTTCGCGCGTGAGTACGGCGGCTACCTGGCCAACCGGTCGTTCGGGGGGGCACAGGTCTCGCGCACCTTCTACGCGCGCGGCCAGACCGGCCAGCAGCTGCTGCTCGGCGCCTACTCGTCGCTGGCGGCGCAGGTGGCGGCGGGGACCGTGCAGCTCTTCCCGCGCACCGAGATGCTCGACCTGGTGGTGATCGGAGGGCGGGCCCGCGGCATCGTGGTCCGCGACCTGGTGACGGGCGCGATCTCGAGCCACGTCGGAGACGCGGTGCTGGTGTGCACCGGCGGCTACTCCAACGTGTTCTTCCTGTCGACCAACGCCAAGGGCTGCAACGCGACCGCGATCTGGCGCGCCCACAAGCGCGGCGCCACCTTCGCGAACCCCTGCTACACCCAGATCCACCCGACCTGCATCCCGCAGTCGGGCGACTACCAGTCGAAGCTGACCCTGATGAGCGAGTCGCTGCGCAACGACGGCCGGGTGTGGGTGTCGGCCAAGGCCGGTGATGAGAGGGCGCCGGGCGAGATCCCGGAGAGCGAGCGCGACTACGTTCTCGAGCGCCTCTACCCGAGCTTCGGCAACCTCGCGCCACGCGATGTCTCGTCGCGAGCCGCGAAACGGGTGTGCGACGAGGGCCGCGGCGTCGGCCCGGGGCGGCGCGGCGTCTACCTCGACTTCGCCGACTCGATCGCCCGGCTCGGGTCCGACGTGATCCGTGAGCGCTACGGCAACCTGTTCGAGATGTACGAGAAGATCACCGGCGAAAACCCCTACAAGGTGCCGATGCGGATCTACCCCGCGCCGCACTACACGATGGGCGGGCTGTGGGTGGACTACTACCTGATGAGCAACATCCCGGGCCTGTTCGTGCTCGGCGAGGCCAACTTCTCCGATCACGGTGCCAACCGGCTGGGGGCGTCGGCGCTGATGCAGGGGCTCGCCGACGGCTACTTCGTGATCCCGTACACCCTCGGTGAGTACATCGCCCGCACCAAGCTGGAGGCGGCGACCACGGAGGCGCCCGAGTTCCGGGACGCCGAGCGACAGGTCGCCGATCTGACGGCCCGCCTGCTCGGCGTGAACGGCTCGCGCACCGTCGACTCGCTGCACCGCGAGCTCGGGATGCTGATGCTCGAGAAGTGCGGCATGTCGCGCACTCGCGAGGGGCTGAACGAGGCGATCGGCGAGATCCAGGGCCTGCGCGAGCAGTTCTGGAAGACGGTCCGGATCCCGAGCGGCAGCCAGGTCAATCAGGAGCTCGAGAAGGCGGGCCGGGTCGCCGACTACTTTGAGCTCGCCGAGCTGATGTGCCTGGACGCGCGCGAGCGCGAGGAGTCGTGCGGCGGGCACTTCCGCGAGGAGTACCAGACGTCGGAGGGCGAGGCGCTGCGCAACGACCAGGACTTCTGCCACGTCGCGGTGTGGGAGTGGACCGGCGAGGCGAGCCGGCCGGTCCGTCACGTCGAGGCGATCGAGTTCGAGACCGTGAAGCTTGCGACGAGGAGCTACAAATGA
- a CDS encoding succinate dehydrogenase/fumarate reductase iron-sulfur subunit: MRLTLHIWRQSGPADKGRFATYELDDVNTHMSFLEMLDVLNQELIERGEDPVVFEHDCREGICGCCGFVIDGVPHGGQRGSTVCQLHMRHFTDGDEVFLEPFRAKGFPVIKDLMVDRGAFDRIIQAGGFISVRAGSAPDANAIPIPKDQVEHAMDYAECIGCGACVASCPNGAAMLFVSAKIAHLGLLPQGQPERDARALAMVQAMEREAFGACTNFRACEATCPKEISISGIARMNKDWRKALLRGGTAVSGKRR, translated from the coding sequence ATGAGGCTGACGCTGCACATCTGGCGACAGAGCGGTCCGGCGGACAAAGGGCGGTTCGCGACCTACGAGCTGGACGACGTCAACACCCACATGTCGTTCCTCGAGATGCTCGACGTCCTCAACCAGGAGCTCATCGAGCGCGGCGAAGACCCGGTGGTGTTCGAGCACGACTGCCGCGAAGGGATCTGCGGCTGCTGCGGCTTCGTGATCGACGGGGTGCCCCACGGCGGCCAGCGCGGGAGCACGGTGTGCCAGCTCCACATGCGGCACTTCACGGACGGCGACGAGGTCTTTCTCGAGCCGTTCCGGGCCAAGGGCTTCCCGGTGATCAAGGACCTGATGGTCGACCGCGGCGCCTTCGACCGGATCATCCAGGCCGGCGGCTTCATCTCGGTGCGCGCGGGAAGCGCGCCGGATGCCAACGCGATCCCGATCCCCAAGGACCAGGTCGAGCACGCGATGGACTACGCGGAGTGCATCGGCTGCGGCGCCTGCGTGGCCTCCTGCCCGAACGGCGCGGCGATGCTCTTCGTCAGCGCGAAGATCGCCCACCTCGGTCTGCTCCCCCAGGGCCAGCCGGAACGCGATGCGCGGGCGCTGGCCATGGTCCAGGCGATGGAGCGGGAAGCGTTCGGTGCCTGCACCAACTTCCGGGCGTGCGAGGCGACCTGCCCGAAGGAGATCTCGATCTCGGGCATCGCGCGCATGAACAAGGACTGGCGCAAGGCCCTGCTGCGCGGCGGCACCGCGGTCAGCGGCAAGCGACGGTAG